The DNA sequence aacAATGGGAAAATGTTGTCTACAAAATAAACCACTTTTGGGATTTGATggtcccaataaaatcccaacAATGGGAAAATCTTGTCCACAAAATAAACCAATTTTGGGATGTCTTTGGGATTTTATTTTCCCAATATTGGTTTTGGTAGCATTTTTCCAATTTTGGGAAATCCCATAAGAAACCCATAGAAATCCCAAAATATTCCCCATTTTTTCCCAAATTGGAAAATCGGAATTTTTTCCTGTGGCGAGTACCAGCCGGGGTTTGGTGACAAGGCAGGAGAGTACTGGCTGGGGTTCGATAATGTACAcgctatgacgtcacagagGCGCTGCcgtgttcgatttgagatgcAGGACTTCGAGGGCAACACATGCTACGCCGAGTACGACGACTTTAGAGTTGGAGACGAGAAGTCTAAGTATCGCCTTTACTTAGGACGATACTCGGGTAAGTATCActtggatgatgatgatgatcctTATCATTATAATGGtgttatgataatgatgtttaTTGTGatgttagtgatgatgattgtgatgttgtcaatgatgatgatgatctgGCTAACTATAACACTGTTACTGATGCTATCAATCAGGGAAATGTTTTAGTGCTTTGATGATagagatgataatgatatagtTGTGATAATTGTGgcgatggtgattgtgatattgatgatgataataattgatgatgataataatgatggtgttggttgtggtggtgatgatagttgtagtgatggtgatggtagttgttctgatggttgtggtagtgatgatggtgatgttggtggtagtgatgatggtgatggttatggtggtggtagtgatgatggtggtgatggtgatggtggtggcgatggtgatgatgatgttgatggtgatgatgtttgtgataataatggtggtagttGTGATGatgttttgatgatgatgattatgatatgTTGGTGAAATTGGTGGTGGTTGTAGTTATGGTagtgatgttgttgatgataatagtggtggtTGTAGTTATGGTagtgatgttgttgatgataatagtggtggtTGTAGTTATGGTagtgatgttgttgatgataatagtggtggtTGTAGTTATGGTagtgatgttgttgatgataatagtggtggtTGTAGTTATGGTAgtgatgttgttgataataATAGTGGTGGTTGTAGTTATGGTagtgatgttgttgatgataatagtggtggtTGTAGTTATGGTagtgatgttgttgatgattatAGTGGTGGTTGTAGTTATGGTagtgatgttgttgatgataaaAGTGGTGGTTGTAGTTATGGTagtgatgttgttgatgataatagtggtggttgttgatagtggtggttgTAATGAcgcatagccgtagcaggtcTCGAATTAtcggggggggcacgatacagaaacattaagaaaacaatgggggcacaaccacgcccctactgaccatttccttataatttttttaaatattaaggggacacgtgcccccagtgcccacccCCTGTTACGGCCCTGTGACGTATTGTAATAAAGGTTGTCATGACGGAGATGTTAGTGGGATAGGATGATGTGATGTCTGCTCTTCCCAGGTGACGCTGGTGACAGCATGTCAACAATACACAACAACCAGCCCTTTTCTACCGGCGATAACGAGAGTGACCCTAAGAAGATGATTCACTGCGCCCGGGAGTTTCAAGGCGGGTGGTGGTACGGCACCCCTTGTCATAAGTCTAACCCGAACGGCCCGTACCTGGATCGTGAAGACTTCACACCCGAGAAGGGAATCGTGTGGTGTCCACGTGGAAGAGAAACTCATTGATGCGGTTTGAGACCAAGACCAAACCTGTACACGAGAATTTCTATTGATTCAGGACCGTAGCTTGCACGGGgttcctctcccccccccccccccccccaacccaccccctatacccccccccccccctcctccagtaATGATATTGGTGTCGCACGGAGTCGAGTGGCTCGGTCTACCGCAGCAAAATCCACAAGGTGTTCTgattgggttgcctgtgttgGTTGTATAGAAGTGTGACGCAGGAGCCTTGAGGggatataattattttttgttaatatggctttctggccgCCCAAAAAGGGTGTTTAAACCCCcaaaaccctccccctagatccgctattgcactgctactgctattgcAGGAAGGAAAATCCCCCGAGCCCTATTTTTTTCGAACGCATTTTTCTTAAAACGTACTTTGTCAGGTCTGAATTGTTAATCCACCGAATGTATATGTATGTAGTTTCTTCTTACAACTACCGTTGTAGTCATGTTAATAAAATTAATGTTTCTTAAGGAAAATATATGTTGTTTACAAATTGTCTTCTCGTTGTACCAAAAGATAATAAGTTACTATTCAAAAGTTTCCATCGGTATTATGAAATGAGCCTTTGTCATATACGGATAGAATTTATATTAACATAGGTCTAATTTTTTCGTGTGTCTGTCCTCtgatagatgcacagatgacaTCACAGCGTGTCATTAGAAAAAGTACGCGACGAGACGCAAGATCTAAATGTATTATACAACAATCAAATGTTTGTAGGTTACAATCTAGTTTTGGGGAGGGATCGCGCATGCTGACACCAAGCGTGCGTGGGACCCTTATTTCTCATGTCCAGCGAGCTAAACGGTGGTCTTCTCGATGGCTTCGTGGGTCCCCGGAAATGGAGCGAATGAATAACTAGCCCGTACCTAGGAATTTTCTTGGGGGAGTGcgaaatctgaaaaagtggACCAAAGTTTCCAGGGCTGGGGGggagtgagttttctgataaaatatTACCGccccaaaaagaacaaaaaaggatTTATAAAATGCCATTGCAGTATTTCCACAGGACGTTTATTATTCTTTTCACGGGATGTTTATTATCtaatttggctacaaaaagtGTGACTTTTAGTAACTTCGTGACACATCAAGGTGATCTAATTCGATTAGGCTTTAccgttttgtctacaaatagcacgtctatttgtGGAATCCCTGCAcacaccacccccccccccccctggtaCGGGGGGTAGTGATGGCTACGCAATGAGAACAAAAAAGAGTAAATTCACAATCaaatatacaaaataaatacataaacattatctgtaccaaggcggggacaagtgtttgtcacgcaggttatctgtattaaggcggggacaagagtttgtcacgcgggttatctgtatcaaggcggggacaagggtttgtcacgcaggttatctgtaccaaggcggggacaagtgtttgtcacgcaggttatctgtattaaggcggggacaagagtttgtcacgcaggttatctgtatcaaggcggggacaagggtttgtcacgcgggttatctgtatcaaggcggggacaagagtttgtcacgcgggttatctgtatcaaggcggggacaagggtttgtcacgcaggttatctgtaccaaggcggggacaagtgtttgtcacgcaggttatctgtattaaggcggggacaagagtttgtcacgcaggttatctgtatcaaggcggggacaagggtttgtcacgcaggttatctgtTCCAAGGCGGGGACAGGTgtttgtcacgcaggttatctgtattaaggcggggacaagagtttgtcacgcgggttatctgtatcaaggcggggacaagggtttgtcacgcaggttatctgtaccaaggcggggacaagtgtttgtcacgcaggttatctgtattaaggcggggacaagagtttgtcacgcaggttatctgtatcaaggcggggacaagggtttgtcacgcgggttatctgtatcaaggcggggacaagggtttgtcacgcgggttatctgtattaaggcggggacaagagtttgtcacgcaggttatctgtatcaaggcggggacaagagtttgtcacgcaggttaACTTTATCAAggggggacaagagtttgtcgcGCGGCTTATCTGTATGAAGGGGGGACAAgggtttgtcacgcgggttatctgtatcaaggggGAGACAAgggtttgtcacgcgggttatctgtttcaaggcggggacaagagtttgtcacgcgggttatctgtatcaaggcggggacaagggtttgtcacgcaggttatctgtatcaaggcggggacaagagtttgtcacgcgggttatctgtatcaaggcggggacaagagtttgtcacgcgggttatctgtatcaaggcggggacaagagtttgtcacgcgggttatctgtatcaaggcggggacaagagtttgtcgcGCGGGTTATCTGTTTCAAGgagggacaagagtttgtcacgcgggttatctgtttcaaggggggacaagagtttgtcacgcgggttatctgtttcaaggggggacaagagtttgtcacgcgggttatctgtatcaaggcggggacaagagtttgtcacgcgggttatctgtttcaaggggggacaagagtttgtcacgcgggttatctgtttcaaggggggacaagagtttgtcacgcgggttatctgtatcaaggcggggacaagagtttgtcacgcgggttatctgtttcaaggggggacaagagtttgtcacgcgggttatctgtatcaaggcggggacaagagtttgtcgcgcgggttatctgtttcaaggggggacaagagtttgtcacgcgggctATCTGTTTCAAggggggacaagagtttgtcacgcgggttatctgtttcaaggggggacaagagtttgtcacgcgggttatctgtatcaaggcggagacaagagtttgtcaagcgggttatctgtatcaaggcggggacaagagtttgtcacgcgggttatctgtatcaaggcggggacaagagtttgtcacgcgggttatctgtatcaaggggGGGGACAAGAAtttgtcacgcaggttatctgCACCAAGGcagggacaagagtttgtcacgcaggttatctgtatcaaggcggggacaagggtttgtcacgcgggttaactgtatcaaggcggggacaagagtttgtcacgaaGGTTATCTGTAttaaggcggggacaagagtttgtcacgcaggttaactgtatcaaggcggggacaagggTTTGTCACgggggttatctgtatcaaggcggggacaagagtttgtcacgcaggttatctgtattaaggcggggacaagagtttgtcacgcgggttatctgtatcaaggcggggacaagggtttgtcacgcaggttatctgtaccaaggcggggacaagtgtttgtcacgcaggttatctgtattaaggcggggacaagagtttgtcacgcaggttatctgtatcaaggcggggacaagggtttgtcacgcgggttatctgtatcaaggcggggacaagggtttgtcacgcgggttatctgtattaaggcggggacaagagtttgtcacgcaggttatctgtatcaaggcggggacaagagtttgtcacgcaggttaACTTTATCAAggggggacaagagtttgtcgcGCGgcttatctgtatcaagggaAGACAAgggtttgtcacgcgggttatctgtatcaaggggGAGACAAgggtttgtcacgcgggttatctgttcaaggcggggacaagagtttgtcacgcgggttatctgtatcaaggcggggacaagggtttgtcacgcaggttatctgtatcaaggcggggacaagagtttgtcacgcgggttatctgtatcaaggcggggacaagagtttgtcacgcgggttatctgtatcaaggcggggacaagagtttgtcacgcgggttatctgtatcaaggcggggacaagagtttgtcgcGCGGGTTATCTGTTTCAAGgagggacaagagtttgtcacgcgggttatctgtttcaaggggggacaagagtttgtcacgcgggttatctgtttcaaggggggacaagagtttgtcacgcgggttatctgtatcaaggcggggacaagagtttgtcacgcgggttatctgtttcaaggggggacaagagtttgtcacgcgggttatctgtatcaaggggggacaagagtttgtcacgcgggttatctgtatcaaggcggggacaagagtttgtcacgcgggttatctgtttcaaggggggacaagagtttgtcacgcgggttatctgtatcaaggctgggacaagagtttgtcgcgcgggttatctgtttcaaggggggacaagagtttgtcacgcgggttatctgtttcaaggggggacaagagtttgtcacgcgggttatctgtttcaaggggggacaagagtttgtcacgcgggttatctgtttcaaggggggacaagagtttgtcacgcgggttatctgtatcaaggcggggacaagagtttgtcacgcgggttatctgtttcaaggggggacaagagtttgtcacgcgggttatctgtatcaaggcggggacaagagtttgtcgcGCGGGTTGTCTGTTTCAAggggggacaagagtttgtcacgcgggttatctgtttcaaggggggacaagagtttgtcacgcgggttatctgtttcaaggggggacaagagtttgtcacgcgggttatctgtatcaaggcggagacaagagtttgtcaagcgggttatctgtatcaaggcggggacaagagtttgtcacgcgggttatctgtatcaaggcggggacaagagtttgtcacgcgggttatctgtatcaagggggggggacaagaatttgtcacgcaggttatctgCACCAAGGcagggacaagagtttgtcacgcaggttatctgtatcaaggcggggacaagagtttgtcacgcgggttatctgtatcaaggcggggacaagagtttgacacgcaggttatctgtatcaaggcggggacaagagtttgtcaagcgggttatctgtatcaaggcatggacaagagtttgtcacgcaagttatctgtatcaaggcggggacaagggTTTGTCACCcgggttatctgtaccaaggcggagacaagagtttgtcaagcgggttatctgtaccaaggcggggacaagggtttgtcacgcgggttatctgtatcaaggcggggacaagagtttgacacgcaggttatctgtatcaaggcgtggacaagagtttgtcaagcgggatatctgtatcaaggtagggacaagagtttgtcacgcaagttatctgtatcaaggcggggacaagagtttgtcacgcaggttatctgtatcaaggcggggacaagagtttgtcacgcgggttatctgtatcaaggcggagACAAAAGTTTGTCACCCGGGTTATCTGttctgtatcaaggcggggacaagagtttgtcacgcgggttatctgtatcaaggcagagacaagagtttgtcacgcaggttatctgtatcaaggcaggtacaagagtttgtcacgcaggttatctgtatcaaggcggggacaagagtttgtcacgcaggttatctgtattaaggcggggacaagagtttgtcacgcaggttatctgtatcaaggcggggacaagagtttgtcacgcaggttatctgtatcaaggcggggacaagagtttgtcaagcaggttatctgtaccaaggcggggacaagggtttgtcacgcaggttatctgtatcaaggcgaGGACAAGGAATTTTTCACGACTGAAATCTCATAAATTCGGCACACAGGCTCTAGAAATCCTCATCTTCAGCATTACCCCATTCAGTTTCAAAAGGAAACTTGTTTTTATACGACGCCAAAGGTTCACGTTAATGTAAGCCTGCTACTTTGTGCAAATCTAATACCCTGCGCACCACCTACGTGACACAACAGGCAACCCAATGACTCCAAAGTGCGATTTTATGTACTTTATTGAAGGAATTACTTACTTACTTCTACCTTTTCTATTTATCGCATTTAGTACGAATTTTAGTGTCGTTTTGTAGAATTTGAAAATGCTGGAAAGAAACCCGTGGATCGTTTTCTTTCGATCTCTGCTCAAGTTCATAGCATTTGCGAAGACAACTGAATGACTACTTCATGGTCAGCCAGCGTATCATTTATTTTGAACAATTGCAATTTGAATATAGTTTGACTTTAAATACAAGCGAATGCCTAATTAATTTATCAACGAAATTAACCCTCGTACGAAGAGGAGCTTGTTAGTTTGAAAGGCGCcaagtgataaaaaaaacgccATAGAGAGAATGAATAATGATGACTTCGCAACGAGAACAAATAAAAAGAGAGTAAATTCGAAATCTCACGAAAGCCgcaaataaatacataaaaattaacTCCTCCCATGAAGGATTGTAACGCTTTGTGAACACATCAACAATATGATCACCCCAGTTATGCATGCCTTGTTCTCAGTCAGCCAGCATTAGTTTCAGTTAAGCTTTTAGGTACGAATTGTTAAAAGTGTGTTTAAACTTCAAACATGGCACCACCATTCCAAAGACAGCTTCGACAGGCTCGCCAAGCATTGCAAGAGACATGCCGAGAGCGAGAAACTCTGAGAAATCTGGATATTTTCGTGCTCGATAACACTTTGCGGGAGACCACAGTTGGTCAACTTCGCGGCCATACAATTGATAACAAGTGGGCCATCTATGATCAGGTATATTCAAATCTTTACTCCCGCAAACATCGACTTTTCCCAGAGTTCATAACGAGTAATTGATATTATACTATAAGCATAGTTGAAATTTTGCTTATTTATTCATCCCTCTTATTGTCTTATCTGTGTCGTTTTTGTGTACGCCTCATCAATTAGGTATGACCTCTAATCTTCTTGTgaaaagtctttttttttttaatgtcgtTTTTCTGTTTTAATCCAACCGACCGAGGCTCAGAGATAAGTAATTTTACAGgaggcttataatttgtgGCTGCTAGCGTAgcagtgttctgattataattgcaaatctGAGCCcgtttttttggggggtgggggagctttcccttttatagcggaacctcgtatTTAAGTGTGACCTCTATCCTGTAATCTTGCtgttaaaatacttttatatTCAAACCgcctttatttgttttccaagCCCGCTCTACTGGTAGTCCGCGTATTTATTCTACATTTGAATTTACTGGAGAGCTACTAAACCACTTAACAAGTCACCCTTGAACGGTCCAATTGTCGTTAGTCAGGTTTGATCGTGATAATATCTCAACCAGAAAATCAAATGTTCTCCCAAGTCAACCAGTGAGATTGGCCCAATGAGATATAAATCGCACGTTAATTGGCTCTCGTGCGATCGATACCATAGAGGCTAGGGGCGTGCACACAAAGGAACCAATGTTGAATTATTATATTTCGAGGCATAGATGCAAAGTAAATAATGTTATTCAACGCTAAGGGTCTAGTCTCCTGCGCGGCCGTCCTTGGTGTCAGTCACTATGGACGGCTGCGCAGGAGACTATTAAGGGTCGTCCCGAATCCTGTTTTACCGGGACCACGGCCTATTTAAAGGTGATCCCAATCTCACACGGCAGCCGTTGTTAAAGAGACAAATCAAAGCCGTGGCAGGGGCACGtgccaccccccaccccccccccccaatattttcaaaagttgtcatatcaatcaatggctgtcgtttttctataTGGTCCAAAAGAGTCTGGGGCGAgcacgcgggagacctgtggcattctaaaacgttagggactaggttccatttccaagatggctgccagcaaaatcgtagtaaacacgaattcctgcaagtttacgtggaaattctcgacttacaaagttCTAGAGCGACATAAAAGCGAAAGGGAAATGACCGAGTGACCTAGAAAATCGACAGttcttaaaacaagattgactgatatgaaTGAAATGACTAGTTAGGGAGTGGCTTTGCCCAATATGTTTTCTTAATGCTTCTGTATCgtgtcccccaatattttcaaaagttataaggaaatgactagtACGGGTGGCCTGTGCCCCCAAATGTTTTCGGggcctgctacggctttgCAAATACTTATAGGTTGCCCCTATATCTGGCCGCCTACAAAAcagatgataaaaaaaaatcgtcctCTTCTATGTTTACTACAAAGAATCGTTTGGTCTATTGCAAGAAGTATTTTGAATTATCACCTATCAATTGAAGTCCCACACTAGGGTAGCTTTAGTAAATTTAAAGTGTCTATTTCTTTTGATTAGCCGATGAAAATGATTTTGTGTGTGTGACTCAGAGTTGGGTGAGCGCTTGATTCCCCCGCGTTAAGACTTGATGCGTGTACGGAAATTGGTAACCAGAGCGATATACGAAAAACTAAACTCGCATCACGTACCAATCCCGGCGTCAGGAACCTATACTGATGAGTTGAGCAAATAATACATATATTCATACTTTTTATTTGGTCTTTATACAGATTATGTACATGGGATAAATTCCATATAAATCTAAGATTGTTTCACATGCAAAGAAGGACTACAACGTTACTGTGCTTCGTAACGCAGTGATTTTGGCAATTCATTTTGCTaatcatttattttgtttttgataaCGCGCAGCTTCGATTTCGAGCGGCTTATGATTGCTAATTCGCAGTTTTGTCAGCGCAATTCTGTGGTTTATACTGGTGACCTGGCTGAAAAATGTATCAAATTCGTTCGCTGTTTTGAATATATATTCTATAGGTTCTAAGTTTGCTTTGTTGGTTGGAGTCTTTTCTTATATAACCATGTATGTCACCGACtttgttttataaattttACCAGCAATTAGATTATGGCTCTCCCATATCTCCCAGCTTATTTCGgtaatcttttattttaaaactcCAGAAGACTTTGTTGTCTGCCTCCATAATCCAGTTGTATTGTATGTGGTTTTCGAGAGTTTCTGTCTTTCGTATAGATAATCTCTTCACGTTACGTTAGATAATTTCAGCCAGAATTTTAAAGATCGCATTTTGGCCTTCTTTCTCATAGACAGCCTTCCAAGTTCGCCTCTGCATGTGTTATTACTTATTGCGCCTTTGTATCAACTTGTTCTTTTGGTTCTTTTTCATTTGTAGCGGTTCCTATAACCCTAGCCtcactgtcgcgatctcgtaccagaacaatgaatacaatacaccaaaaactggaaatcgactctgccaaattttcgtctcagggccctgaagaagtcttattaaagacgaaaatttggcagagtcgatttccagtttttggtgtatccTAGCCTCACTCCCATACAGTAGAATGGGGACTATCAAGTGTATCGAATAATTTTATTGTGAGTTTAGGATAATCTATAAAGTAGTCGCCTAATTCTTTTCTCAATTTGTTGAGTGCTGTCAGGGATTTTTTGCCAGTGTGAAATTTCCAAATGACGATAAATGAATCAAGTCCGAGGTATTTGTATGACTTGACAATTTCAAGCCTGACATAAAGATGatgtttttcattgttttactgttgttgttgaaaatgagaaattttgttttcttaataaataaacaaaatacaggCGAGTGTCcaaaggagggggagggggggggggggttcgagGGGTCCGGACCACGCCCTGGTATGTGACGAAATGTCACCACCTTCGTTGGTAGTTAAGAAGACGGGCTTattgtgatgtttgtatttggatagataATTTTCTAGGTGGATCTAGTGGCCTATTAAAATAGCGAAAGATGCTAATTTAATTGATTCGTGTTCAGTGAATTACAACtctggaccccaccctgcgCTTTTCCCTAGACACGCCCATGAAATACTATCTGATCTATCTGGTAAACAGGAGTATGAACAGAAATGTAAGCTTCCTTGGGTCGTGTTACACACGGGCACTTGATGATTGTGTTTCTCAGCCCAATAAATGATTTTTACCAATCCTATTATATCAAGAACACTTAGCTAGAAATTGTCAAACTTttgtcacttccatataagaaaACTAATATATTGCTTATTTGGATTCTTGTCATTGTTAAGGTTAGCGTAAGGGACTGCGTAAACTTTAtcacttgtaatcagaagagaaaaacagtgactgtgaccatctttagtaaGTTGAGAAGGTCTCTGAAAAATACTCAGATTCCTCGGTACAAGACCCTCAAAACAACGCCTTCTTCTCTGAAAAATACTcagattcctcggtaccagacccccaaaacaaCGCCTTCTTCTCTGAAAAATACTcagattcctcggtaccagacccccaaaactaCGCCTTCTTCACTGAAAAATACTCAGATTCcacggtaccagacccccaaaacaaCGCCTTCTTCTCTGAAAAATACTcagattcctcggtaccagacccttAAAAACAACGCCTTCTTCTCTGAAAAATACTcagattcctcggtaccagacccccaaaacaaCGCCTTCTTCTCTGCCCCCACACTTGCAAGAATTCCAGCATGACCCGTGATGTTTTCGCGTGACCCGTGATGTGTTCGCGTGACCCGTGATGTGTTCTCCTCGTATCGAAGGCATATATCAAGTtttcgcatttttttttttcgcctcTATATATTGTTGGACCGGGCGATGGTCTTATCGCGCCTTATCCCCACTGACTAACCTCTCCCTCCCGGGTCT is a window from the Nematostella vectensis chromosome 9, jaNemVect1.1, whole genome shotgun sequence genome containing:
- the LOC125572230 gene encoding techylectin-5A-like; translated protein: MTSQRRCRVRFEMQDFEGNTCYAEYDDFRVGDEKSKYRLYLGRYSGDAGDSMSTIHNNQPFSTGDNESDPKKMIHCAREFQGGWWYGTPCHKSNPNGPYLDREDFTPEKGIVWCPRGRETH